A stretch of Bradyrhizobium diazoefficiens DNA encodes these proteins:
- a CDS encoding ABC transporter permease has protein sequence MSIAVEPFAKPNGIALSLRYALRELRGGLRGFYVFIACIALGVMAIAGVGSVSASLSDGLAREGRTLLGGDVSFVLFQREAKPEEVAFLRSRGTLSVAATLRGMARAADGKLALVEMKAVDDTYPILGQLTLAPPLPLADLLAERDGAFGAAADPTLLARLSLRVGDRVTIGSATFQIRSTVEAEPDKLAGGIGFGPRFLISEAALRATGLIQPGSLVRWVYRVKLPDAANSDRATDAFIADARNAAPQAGWEVRSRSNASPQLERNISRFTQFLTLVGLAALLVGGVGVANAVKSHIDRRLEVIAALKAVGATGRDVFGIYLAQVVLLAAIGSLIGLALGAAMPFAIVGLFGKLLPLPVVPAVHADELALSFVYGLLTALAFGLWPLGRVHDVPVAALFRDTIAAEWHRPRWSYLAFMGVVVALLVAVVIGLSFDKRIAAVFVVSSVVVFAVLRGVAALLMAIARKLPRTRFTMLRLAIANIHRPGALTPSVVLSLGLGLAVLVTIIQIDGNLRRQFLAALPDRAPSFFFIDIPSTQAAPFDDYLRQIAPGAKVEDVPMLRGRIVAARGVRAEDLKPTTDSEWVLQSDRGLTYTGELPKGSKVVEGEWWGGGYSGPPLVSMEKKIADGLGLKLGDEIVVNVLGRDIPAKIGNLRTIDWQGLGINFVLVFSPNAFKGAPHTHIATLTEAGGDAAGDGKIIKQVADAYPMVTSVRVREVMETVGAVVTNLALAIRGASAVTLISAILVLGGALAAGHRHRVYDAVILKTLGATRLRLLGAYALEYLLIGLATAVFGVIAGSIAAWMIVTRLMTLSFVWQAGSAAGVVAAALVVTVGLGLAGTLLALNKKPATVLRNL, from the coding sequence ATGAGCATAGCTGTCGAACCGTTTGCGAAGCCCAACGGCATCGCGCTGTCGTTGCGTTATGCGCTCCGCGAACTGCGCGGAGGCCTGCGCGGCTTCTACGTCTTCATCGCCTGCATCGCGCTCGGCGTGATGGCGATCGCCGGCGTCGGCTCGGTGTCGGCGAGCCTCAGCGACGGGCTCGCGCGAGAGGGGCGCACGCTGCTCGGCGGCGACGTCTCCTTCGTGCTGTTCCAGCGCGAGGCCAAGCCCGAAGAAGTTGCCTTCCTGCGCTCGCGCGGCACCCTCTCCGTCGCCGCGACCTTGCGCGGCATGGCCCGTGCGGCCGACGGCAAGCTGGCCCTGGTCGAGATGAAGGCGGTCGACGACACCTATCCGATCCTCGGACAGCTGACGCTGGCGCCGCCGCTGCCGCTGGCCGACCTGCTCGCGGAGCGTGACGGCGCGTTCGGCGCCGCCGCCGATCCGACGCTGCTGGCGCGTCTCTCCCTCAGGGTCGGCGACCGCGTCACCATCGGCTCTGCGACCTTCCAGATCCGCAGCACCGTCGAGGCCGAACCCGACAAGCTCGCTGGCGGCATCGGCTTCGGCCCGCGCTTCCTGATCAGCGAGGCGGCGTTGCGCGCCACCGGCCTGATCCAGCCCGGCAGCCTAGTGCGCTGGGTCTACCGCGTGAAGCTGCCTGACGCGGCCAACAGCGACCGCGCCACCGATGCCTTCATCGCGGATGCCCGCAACGCGGCGCCGCAAGCGGGCTGGGAGGTCCGCAGCCGCTCCAACGCCTCGCCGCAGCTCGAACGCAATATCAGCCGCTTCACCCAGTTCCTGACCCTCGTGGGCCTCGCCGCGCTGCTGGTCGGCGGCGTCGGCGTCGCCAATGCCGTGAAGAGCCATATCGATCGAAGGCTCGAAGTGATCGCGGCCCTCAAGGCCGTCGGCGCCACAGGGCGCGACGTGTTCGGCATTTATCTGGCGCAAGTCGTCCTGCTGGCTGCGATCGGCTCGCTGATTGGCCTCGCGCTCGGCGCCGCGATGCCATTCGCCATCGTCGGCCTGTTCGGAAAACTGTTGCCGCTACCGGTGGTGCCGGCCGTGCATGCCGACGAGCTGGCGCTGTCCTTCGTCTATGGCCTCTTGACCGCGCTCGCCTTCGGCCTGTGGCCGCTCGGGCGCGTCCACGACGTGCCGGTGGCGGCGCTGTTCCGCGACACCATTGCTGCCGAATGGCACCGGCCGCGCTGGAGCTATCTCGCCTTCATGGGCGTTGTCGTCGCGCTTCTGGTCGCCGTGGTGATCGGGCTGTCCTTCGACAAGCGCATCGCCGCGGTGTTCGTGGTCTCCTCCGTCGTCGTGTTCGCAGTGTTGCGCGGTGTTGCCGCACTACTAATGGCAATCGCGCGAAAACTGCCGCGCACGCGCTTCACCATGCTGCGGCTTGCGATCGCCAACATCCACCGGCCGGGCGCGCTGACGCCCTCGGTCGTGCTGTCGCTCGGGCTGGGGCTCGCCGTGCTCGTCACCATCATCCAGATCGACGGCAATCTGCGCCGGCAGTTCCTTGCCGCGCTGCCCGATCGTGCGCCATCGTTCTTCTTCATCGACATTCCGAGCACGCAGGCCGCCCCGTTCGACGATTATCTGCGCCAGATTGCGCCGGGCGCCAAGGTCGAGGACGTGCCGATGCTGCGCGGGCGCATCGTCGCCGCCCGCGGCGTCCGCGCCGAGGACCTCAAGCCCACCACCGATTCCGAATGGGTGCTGCAGAGCGACCGCGGCCTGACCTATACCGGCGAGCTGCCGAAGGGCTCCAAGGTGGTCGAGGGCGAATGGTGGGGCGGCGGCTATTCCGGCCCGCCGCTGGTCTCGATGGAGAAGAAGATCGCCGATGGGCTCGGATTGAAGCTCGGCGACGAAATCGTGGTCAACGTGCTCGGCCGCGACATTCCGGCCAAAATCGGCAATCTGCGCACCATCGACTGGCAGGGGCTCGGCATCAATTTCGTGCTGGTGTTCTCGCCGAATGCCTTCAAGGGCGCGCCGCACACCCATATCGCGACGCTGACGGAAGCCGGCGGCGACGCGGCCGGCGACGGCAAGATCATCAAGCAGGTTGCCGACGCCTATCCGATGGTGACGAGCGTGCGCGTGCGCGAGGTGATGGAGACGGTCGGTGCGGTCGTGACCAATCTGGCGCTTGCGATCCGCGGCGCCAGCGCCGTGACGTTGATTTCCGCGATCCTGGTGCTGGGCGGTGCGCTTGCCGCCGGTCACCGCCACCGGGTCTATGACGCGGTGATCCTGAAGACGCTGGGCGCGACGCGGCTGCGGCTGCTCGGCGCCTATGCGCTCGAATACCTGCTGATCGGGCTCGCCACCGCGGTGTTCGGCGTGATCGCCGGCAGCATCGCCGCCTGGATGATCGTGACGCGGCTGATGACGCTGTCATTCGTCTGGCAGGCCGGCAGCGCGGCCGGCGTCGTTGCGGCCGCCCTGGTCGTCACCGTCGGGCTCGGGCTCGCCGGCACGCTGCTGGCATTGAACAAAAAGCCCGCCACAGTGTTGCGCAATTTGTGA
- a CDS encoding ABC transporter ATP-binding protein, with protein MDTRIESSSLAGTAPDTIAISNVNLSLGSGAARVHILKDISLRVGSGETVGLIGPSGSGKSTLLMVMAGLERPDSGEVVVSGTPFNALDEDALARFRGRQVGIVFQSFHLIPTMTALENVAVPLELAGNPDANKRAAQELQSVGLGDRLHHYPTQLSGGEQQRVALARALAPDPAILVADEPTGNLDETTGKQIVDLLFTKHAERGMTLVLVTHDSSLAHRCDRVIRLRSGRIDTQTTKA; from the coding sequence ATGGACACTCGCATCGAATCCTCTTCGCTCGCCGGCACTGCGCCGGACACCATCGCCATCTCCAACGTCAATCTCTCATTGGGTTCGGGGGCGGCACGCGTTCACATCCTCAAGGATATCAGCTTGCGCGTCGGCTCGGGGGAGACGGTCGGCCTGATCGGCCCGTCAGGCTCGGGCAAATCCACGCTGCTGATGGTGATGGCGGGGCTGGAGCGTCCTGATAGCGGAGAGGTGGTGGTGTCAGGCACGCCTTTCAATGCCCTCGACGAGGATGCGCTGGCCCGCTTCCGCGGCCGCCAGGTCGGCATCGTCTTCCAATCCTTCCATCTGATCCCGACCATGACGGCGCTGGAAAACGTCGCCGTCCCGCTCGAGCTCGCCGGCAATCCCGATGCCAACAAGCGCGCGGCGCAGGAGCTGCAATCGGTCGGGCTCGGCGACCGTCTGCATCATTATCCGACCCAGCTCTCCGGCGGCGAGCAGCAGCGCGTGGCGCTTGCCCGCGCGCTGGCGCCCGATCCCGCCATCCTCGTCGCCGACGAGCCGACCGGCAATCTCGACGAGACCACCGGCAAGCAGATCGTCGACCTGCTGTTCACCAAACATGCCGAGCGCGGCATGACGCTGGTGCTGGTGACGCACGATTCCTCGCTGGCGCATCGCTGCGATCGCGTGATCCGCCTGCGCTCGGGCCGCATTGACACCCAGACGACGAAAGCATGA